A window of Paenibacillus phoenicis genomic DNA:
TTTCAGTGATATGCTCAGCATTTTGGAGACTCAGGAATGGCGCGACGGACGTATTGCTACCGCTCCAATCATTCACAGCAGCTCGTTCGTGCAGGATGAGGATCAAGAAGTGTATGGCAATCTGTCGATTCCGGAGAATGTGTACTTGATCGGAACGGTCAATATGGACGAGACGACGCATCCTTTCAGTAAAAAGGTGCTCGACCGGGCAAATACCATCGAGTTTAATGATATCTTTTTAGATCAGTTTCCTGACGAGGAGTTAGGGGCGGGGCCACGTCCAGAGGCAACACCTAATCGGTTCCTAAGAAGTGATTATCTGCAGCTAGTAGATGCCTATAATGCGGATTCCAAAGATCTGATTAGTAGTACGACCGAAAAGCTAATGAAGATCAACAGCATTTTGGAGGAGATCCATGCGCATGTTGGTTTTCGCATTCGGGATGCGGTGTGCTTCTATATGCTCTATAATCAACGGTTTGGATTGCTGGCCGAGGATGAGGCGTTTGATCACCAGTTGCTCCAGAAAATACTTCCTCGCATTCAAGGCAGCAGCGCTTCGATCCGGAGAGTTCTTCTGAACTTGATGCGGGAGTGTGTGGATTCTTCTTTTACCGTCAATGAGTATTTGGAGGACACGACCTCATTGTTCGAGGGCGATAAGCTCAAACCCCTACTCGATCGGGCCAAGTATCTGCGTAGTGCAAGGAAAATCGCTTCGATGTTACGGAGGCTAGAAGAAGATGGATTCACCTCTTACTGGTTATCGTAATGCGCCAATAGAGTTACTACGCATAGAGACGAATCTGTTTGATTTGTATATCAAAGGGAAGCCATTTCATCCGACCGTCGAAACGATGCAGCTTCATCGGCAAGAAGGGGATGTGTGGGTGGATGCCCATTTCCAAATCGATGTCCCATCTCCGAAAGTGGAGATGACTTCGATTGAGGTCTTTTCTCATCAGACGATGGATCTTCAGACTTGGAATCCGGGCGATCCGGCAGAGCCTCTGTTTTTTGAAACACAACCTTATGAATTCGTGGTGGAGAAGAAGCAGGAGGATCTACCAATCGTATTTTTCCATGAAAATCTTCACTTACGTCAAGCTGTGAAACCAATAGGGAGTCGTGGCCGGATCTTGTCCGGGGTACTTAACTTTCAAAATGAGGTTGGCCTGTCGGAGTTGGAGCTTCGCTTGCATGGCGAAGTGATCTTTAAGCTGCAGCTTGAAGTGTTTCCGTCCAAAATGGACTACAAACGCGATTACGAAGTGATTTTGCGAGAGGTGAATGAGCAGATTTATAATCTGTCTTTTGACTTTCTGCGTAAGACGTTTCATCTTACCGGGTTAAGGGAGACACGACATCAGAGTGTGACGGAGTTTTTTACGATATTACAGCAGGTTTTTGGGCAGTTGACCCAAGGTGTCGACCGCATCAAAAACGCTCCCCACTACAAAATGCGCCGTGAACCTCATCTTGTGGAAGCATCGAAGGCGAAGCGGGTAGGGAAGGAGAATATCGCTTTTTTGCGCAAACGGCCAGAGCTGTGTGTTCCTGGGCAGGAGCTACCTACGCATGTGCTTGAGACCCGGCGGTATAGGGACTTCGATACGGCAGAAAATCGATTCATCCGCTGGGCGTTACTGCGCATCACTTCGAAATTGAAAGAGCTACGGTCCCACGCAGCAAGGAGAGAAAACACGGACCCTGTATTGCTGAAGAAAACCGACGTGATGAGTTCGCAGTTACAGCGGCTGTTGAGGCAGGATTTTTTGCAAGTCGGGGATATGAAGCAGGTTTCGCTATCCCTGGTCCTACAGATGGCTCCGGGGTATCGGGAGGTCTATCGGATTTATCTCTTGCTGATGAAGGGGCTTTCGATCCAAGGCGATCTATTCCGGTTGTCGATGAAGGACCTGGCGCAATTGTACGAGTACTGGTGTTTCCTGAAAATCCATGATTTGATGCGGCGAAAATATGAGCTGGTAAGCCAGGATCTGATTAAGGTGAACCGGAGCGGTCTATTTGTGACGTTGAACCAGGGACGGAAGGCGAAGATGGTGTATCGGAATCCGCGAAATGGAGAGGTGTTTACCCTCTACTATAATTCTCTGCCACCGGGAGACAGCCACACTACGTTGGCACAGAAACCGGATAATGTGCTGACATTAAAAAAGAATGACGCGGCGATTGAGTATAAGTATATTTTTGATGCCAAATATCGCTTGAATTCAGCCTATGAGGGGACGCCTTACTGGAAGAAGTACAAGCAGCCAGGTCCTGAAGAGGAAGACATCAACATAATGCACCGCTATCGGGATGCGATTGTGTACCAGGATCAACGGAACGGTGATTACGAGCGGAGTATGTTTGGAGCGTATGTGCTTTTTCCGTATCCGGATGAGGTGAAGTTTAAGGAGCATCCTTTTTACAAAAGCATTCAGCTCGTCAACATCGGGGCGATCCCGTTTCTGCCGAACACAACCGGTCTGATGGAACAACTGCTGGA
This region includes:
- a CDS encoding DUF2357 domain-containing protein, with amino-acid sequence MDSPLTGYRNAPIELLRIETNLFDLYIKGKPFHPTVETMQLHRQEGDVWVDAHFQIDVPSPKVEMTSIEVFSHQTMDLQTWNPGDPAEPLFFETQPYEFVVEKKQEDLPIVFFHENLHLRQAVKPIGSRGRILSGVLNFQNEVGLSELELRLHGEVIFKLQLEVFPSKMDYKRDYEVILREVNEQIYNLSFDFLRKTFHLTGLRETRHQSVTEFFTILQQVFGQLTQGVDRIKNAPHYKMRREPHLVEASKAKRVGKENIAFLRKRPELCVPGQELPTHVLETRRYRDFDTAENRFIRWALLRITSKLKELRSHAARRENTDPVLLKKTDVMSSQLQRLLRQDFLQVGDMKQVSLSLVLQMAPGYREVYRIYLLLMKGLSIQGDLFRLSMKDLAQLYEYWCFLKIHDLMRRKYELVSQDLIKVNRSGLFVTLNQGRKAKMVYRNPRNGEVFTLYYNSLPPGDSHTTLAQKPDNVLTLKKNDAAIEYKYIFDAKYRLNSAYEGTPYWKKYKQPGPEEEDINIMHRYRDAIVYQDQRNGDYERSMFGAYVLFPYPDEVKFKEHPFYKSIQLVNIGAIPFLPNTTGLMEQLLDEIIQDSPEKAYERSTRPSGTKEYYYNKFAGKNVLVGSLREPSQLEMALKLRFYHMPLKNIVDHKLLTQIEYIAMCQSRKKFQGPGNTGIHWFGRVLDWKVVRRREITERPARPGTEEELYVKFTIERWERRDKPIALGGQGIYTCLYTSKYMFDRASEIAELKLENEEDLRKWREARRLGKVKVQLDHTDVDLAEKVVGIRIEES